Proteins co-encoded in one Camelina sativa cultivar DH55 unplaced genomic scaffold, Cs unpScaffold01579, whole genome shotgun sequence genomic window:
- the LOC104774124 gene encoding dolichol kinase EVAN-like: MLFHGLAAVKLIRHLFSTFPSCASIGEALLVTSGLVLYFGDFLACTIAKIFEKLIPVDLVSISYGIRRTETGIIVQGLLLGLLLFPMVFRFTLYIYESSLRKKDAQQRNCSVVAKSVLFLVSLLFFMVVAVPSWMQFVHDFNQHPFLWVLTFVFSEPLKRLSLCIYWVLLIVVSVSRFYNISRSSKVERILLRKYYHLMAVLMFLPALVLQPKFLDLAFGAALAVFLALEIIRIWRIHPLGEPLHQFMNAFTDHRDSEYLIVSHFSLLLGCALPIWMSSGFNDRALSPFAGILSLGIGDTMASMVGHKYGVLRWSKTGKKTVEGTAAGITSVMAVCFVLVPVLASMGYILSQGWWSLFVTVTATGMLEAYTAQLDNAFIPLVFYSLLCL, translated from the exons GGGAAGCACTTCTCGTGACCAGTGGTCTTGTTCTCTACTTTGGCGACTTTTTGGCATGCACAATTGCAAAG ATTTTCGAGAAATTGATACCCGTAGATCTTGTCTCAATAAGCTATGGAATAAGGAGAACTGAAACCGGCATAATCGTCCAg GGTCTACTGCTGGGCCTTCTACTTTTCCCGATGGTGTTTAGATTTactctgtatatatatgaaagctCGTTGAGAAAGAAAGATGCTCAACAAAGAAACTGCAGTGTTGTTGCAAAATCTGTGTTATTTCTTGTTTCACTTCTATTTTTTATGGTCGTGGCTGTTCCTTCTTGGATGCAGTTTGTACACGATTTCAACCAGCATCCTTTCTTATG GGTGCTCACATTTGTCTTTTCTGAACCTCTGAAGAGACTTTCATTATGTATCTACTGGGTTCTGTTGATCGTTGTGTCTGTCTCACGATTTTATAACATCTCGAGGAGTAGCAAGGTTGAGAGAATCTTGCTTCGGAAGTACTACCATCTGATGGCTGTTTTAATGTTCTTGCCAGCTCTTGTCTTACAG CCTAAATTTCTCGATCTAGCATTTGGTGCAGCATTGGCGGTATTTCTTGCATTGGAGATCATTCGA ATCTGGAGAATTCATCCCCTCGGAGAGCCTTTACATCAATTCATGAATGCTTTCACGGACCATCGTGACTCAGAGTATCTGATTGTCAG CCACTTTTCACTCTTACTTGGGTGTGCGCTTCCAATTTGGATGTCTTCTGGGTTCAATGACCGAGCTTTATCCCCATTTGCCGGAATTCTCAGCCTCGGGATTGGAGATACAATG GCATCAATGGTTGGGCACAAGTATGGGGTGTTAAGATGGAGCAAGACAGGAA AGAAAACGGTCGAGGGTACAGCAGCAGGAATAACATCGGTAATGGCAGTCTGCTTTGTGCTGGTCCCAGTATTAGCATCAATGGGTTATATACTAAGCCAAGGATGGTGGTCGCTTTTTGTGACGGTGACAGCCACCGGGATGTTGGAAGCTTACACGGCGCAATTAGACAACGCCTTCATACCTCTTGTCTTCTACTCACTCCTCTGCTTGTAG